The genomic region GACACACCCCCGGCGGGGTGAGCCTGTACGCGGCCGAGCTCGGGGTGGTCTTCACCGGCGACACCCTCTTCCCCGGCGGTCCGGGGGCCACGGGCCAGCCGTTCTCGGACTTCCCGACGATCATCGCCTCCATCCGCGACCACCTCGTGGCCCTGCCGGGCGAGACGGTCGTGCACCCCGGCCACGGTGAGTCCACGACGATCGCCGAAGCCGCCGCGCACCTCGACGACTGGGCCTCCCGGGGCTTCTGACCCGATCGGCCCGATGACCCGGTCGGCCCGATCGGCCCGGTCGCACAGGCTCAGGGGGCGGACTTCTCCCACACGGACACGTGCCCGGTGCTCTCGTGCGTGAACGGCTCGCGGTTCCAGCCCGCCCAGCGCTCCACCAGCCGCATCCCGGCGATCCGCGCCATCAGGTCCAGCTCGGCCGGCCACACGTAGCGGAACGGGATCGACCGGACCGAGCCCTTCCCGCCGTCCACGGTGATGTAGTTCGAGCTCATCGCCTGGGTGGCGCAGTCGTAGACGTCGAAGGCCCACTGGGTACCGCTCTGCCCGAACGGCAGCACGCGCTGGCCGGCGGGCAGCCGCCGCAGCTCCGGCACACCCACCTCCACCACGAACCGGCCGCTCGTCCGCAGGTGGGCGGCGGCGTTCTCGAAGCACGCCACCTGCGCGTCCTGGGTGGTGAGGTTGTCGATCGTGTTGAACACCAGGTACACCAGGGATCGGTCGCCCCCGACCCGCGTGGTCGCGAAGTCCCCGATCGTGGTGCCGACCGCGTCCGCGCCGGGCTTGGCGCGCAGCCGGTCGACCATCGCCCGCGACATGTCGATGCCGTGGACAGGGACGCCGCGCCGCGCCAGTGGCAGGGCGATCCGGCCGGTACCGACCCCGAACTCCAGGACGGTCCCGTCCCCGGCCAGGTCCGCCAGCAGGTCGACCGCCGGAGTGACCGCCTCGGGGGCGAACATCGTGGCCGCCGACGCGTCGTAGTCGGCGGCGATCTCCTCGCCGAAGTATCCGTCGTCGTGCGTCATCCGGGGACCGTAACCCGGCCGTGCCCGGCCCCGCACCCGGTTTTCCGCCCGGCCGGGAGCCTGGCGGCGGTCGGTGGTCAGCCGGCCCGCGCCGTCCCACAGGTCTGCGCGCGACCCGCTGAGCGCGGCGCCCCGCACACGGTTGCGCAGGTCATACCCACCGACTAAAGAAAAATTTAGTGACAGCGAAGTCCATTGTGATGTTTGTAAAGAGCTGTTAGTTTCACCTCCGTGGTGAACGACGACACAGACTCCCCCGCCGACATCGGCGCCCGGATCCGCCGTCGCAGGCGAGCCCTCCAGCTCACGCTCCGGGACGTGGCGGACCAGTCCGGCCTGACCGAGGGCTACCTGTCGCAGATCGAACGCGACCAGGCCAACGCGAGCGTGCGCGCCCTCCAACGGCTGTGCGCGGTCCTCAAGCTCAACGTCGGCGACCTCTTCGACCAGGCCGCGGCCTCGGCCAGCGCCGTCCTGCGCTTCCGCGACACCCGCGGTATGTCCTTCGGCGAGGGCGCGACCAAGGTCAAGCTCACGCCGTCCGCCTTCGACCACCTCGAAGTCCTGCTCGGCCACTTCGCCCCCGGCGGCTCCACCGGCGTGGAGGCCCACACCCACGGCGACTCCGAGGAGCTGCTCCTGGTCCTGTCCGGCGAGGTGGAGGTGTGGGTCGGCGACCAGCGCCACCGGCTCTCCGCCCTCGACTCCGTCCACTACCGCAGCAGCGAGCCGCACCGCGTCGTGGAGACGACGGGGAGCGACGAGGCCCGTGTGCTCTGGGCGATCGCCCCGCCCACCTACTGAGCACCGCGACCGGGCCGCCGCCCGGTCACCTCCGGCCGCCCGCCGTCCGGGCCGCCGGTCCACACGACGGGAGACTCCGATGACCGCCTACCGCAACGGCGAGGTCTCACACTGGATGTGGGCGTCCGGCCCTCCGGCCGCGCCGCCCGCCGAACCCTCCGGATCGCCCTCCGCGCCGACCCCCGACCGAAGGTCCGCCCCGCTCCCCGAGGAGCGGCAGGACCTCGTGATCGTCGGCGGCGGCCTGACCGGACTGTGGGCCGCCCACCAGGCCGTCGTCGAGGACCCCGGCCGGTCCGTCACCGTGCTGGAGGCCGAGCACGTCGGCTACGGCGCCTCCGGGCGCAACGGCGGCTGGATGTCCACGCTGCTGCCCGGCAACCGCGCCGTCTACGCCCGGGCCGCCCGCGCCCGCGGCCTCGACGGCGTCGCCGAGGTCAGCGCCTTCCAGCGCGAGATGAACGCGACGATCGACGACACCCTGCGCGTCCTGGCCGAGGAGGGGGTCGACGCCGACCAGCACCAGGGCGGCCACCTCCAGATCGCCACCACCCCCGCCGCGCTGAAGCGGCTGGAGCGGGCGCACGCCGCGAACCTCGCCCACGGCTACCACGCATCCGAACTCGACCTCCTCGACGCCGGCCAGGTCGCCGAGCGCGTGGCGGTCGCCCCGGCCCTGGGCGGGCTGCACTACCGGCCCACCGCCCGGGTCGACCCGGCCAAGCTCACCCGGGGCCTGGCGCGTGCCGTGGAGCGCCGGGGCGTGCGGATCCTCGAAGGCACCCGCGTCACGCGCGTCGGGGCCGGCCGGGTCACGACCACCCGCGGCGACGTGCGCGCCGCCACGGTCCTGTGCTGCCTGGAGGCCTACTCCGGACAGGTCGAGGGCGACGTGCCCGGCCTGGGCCGGCGCGAGGCCATCCCCGTCAACTCCTCGATGATCGTCACCGACCCGCTCCCGGACGCGGTCTGGGAACGGATCGGCTGGGACGGCCGCGAATGCCTGAGCGACGCGGCGCACACCTTCGTCTACGCCCAGCGCACCGAGGACGGCCGCATCGCGATCGGCGGGCGCGGCACGCCCTACGCCTACGCCTCGGGCACCCCCGGCCCGGGCATGGTCGACGCCCGCACCGTGCGCACGCTGCACGACCGGCTCAGGCACTTCTTCCCCGGCACGGACCTCACCGTCGAGCACGCCTGGCGCGGCGCGATCGGCGTGACCCGGGACTGGTGCGCCGGGGTGTTCTTCGACCCCTCGACCCGCGTCGGCGTCGTGCGCGGGTTCGCCGGCCACGGCGTGACCGCGACCCGCCTGGCGGCGCGGACCCTCCTGGACCGTGCGGCCGAACGCGACACCCCGCTCACCCGGTTGCCCTGGAACGACCACGACTCCGGCCGATGGGAGCCCGAACCGATCCGCTGGGTCGGTGTGCACGCCATGTACCGGCTCTTCGGGGTCGCCGACCGCTGGGAGGAGAGCAGGCACTCCCAGGAGACCTCCCTCATCGCCCGCTTCGGATCCAGGTTGGCGGGGCTGCGCGAATGACCTCGACCCCTCAGGAGACCCCGCCCCCGCACGGACCGGCGAGCGGCGCCGGGCCGGCGCAGAACGAACCCGGCTTCCACTGCGGCTTCGGCCCCGCGGCGATCGGGATGGGCCGCCTCGACGGTCACGCGGGAGGAGCGCCGACGGGTGTTCGCGTGCGTGACGCTAGGCTCACCCGGTGGACGAGATCGTGGTGGTACGTGAGGGTTCCGGGCCGGGGGTGCTGCTCGTGCACGGCGGAGCCGGTCCGCGCACGACGTGGGGCGCCCTGGCCCCGCTGGCCGACCGGTGGACGCTGGCCTCCGTCCACCGCCGCGGCTACCCGCCGAGTCCGCCACCGCGGGAGCGCCAGGACTTCGAGCAGGACGCGCGGGACGTGGCACCGCTGCTCGCGGGCCGTCCGCACGTGGTCGCCCATTCCTACGGTGCTCTCGGGGTGCTGATCGCCTCCGCCGCCGAGCCCGGTGGTGTGCGTTCGCTGACCCTGATCGAGCCGCCGCTCCACCACCTCGTCCCCGACGATCCGGAGGTGGCGCGGCTGGAGCGTCTCGGCGACGCCGTCCTCGCCCGGGGGATGGCCGCGGACCCGGCCGAGCTGCGCGCGTTCCTGCGCCTCGTGGGCGCTCCCCTCGGTGAGGGCCCGATCCCCGAAGCCGTGGTCGCGGGCGTCCGGCGGGCGCACGGGAGTCGGCCGACCGGGCAGGCCCGTCCGCGCCTCGACGCCATCCGTGCCGCCGGTGTCCCGGTGCTGGTCGCCTCCGGAGGCCACGCGGCGGCGTTCGAGCGGATCTGCGACGCGCTCGCGACCGCGCTCGGCGGTGAGCGCTGCGTGTATCCGGGTGCCGGCCACTTCGTCGCCGCGGCCCCGGGCTTCGCCGACCGGCTCGACGCCTTCTGGTCCCGGAACCCCCCGTGAGGGCCGGGAACGGGAAGACGCCCGTGGCCGGAGGGGGATCTCCGGCCACGGGCTCCGGGGGTGGGTCCCCGGGTCAGGTCCCGTCGGTGGGGCGCCGGGTGTGCGGCGCGATCGGGGTGTCCTTCGGCCGCCGGCCGATCTTCGAGCCCAACCACACCAGGGGGTCGTACTTGCGGTCGGCCACCCGCTCCTTGAGCGGGATGAGGGCGTTGTCGGTGATGTGGATGTTCTCCGGGCACACCTCAGTGCAGCACTTGGTGATGTTGCAGTAGCCCATGCCGAACTCCTCGTCGGCGATCCGGCG from Nocardiopsis aegyptia harbors:
- a CDS encoding class I SAM-dependent DNA methyltransferase, whose protein sequence is MTHDDGYFGEEIAADYDASAATMFAPEAVTPAVDLLADLAGDGTVLEFGVGTGRIALPLARRGVPVHGIDMSRAMVDRLRAKPGADAVGTTIGDFATTRVGGDRSLVYLVFNTIDNLTTQDAQVACFENAAAHLRTSGRFVVEVGVPELRRLPAGQRVLPFGQSGTQWAFDVYDCATQAMSSNYITVDGGKGSVRSIPFRYVWPAELDLMARIAGMRLVERWAGWNREPFTHESTGHVSVWEKSAP
- a CDS encoding XRE family transcriptional regulator; this encodes MNDDTDSPADIGARIRRRRRALQLTLRDVADQSGLTEGYLSQIERDQANASVRALQRLCAVLKLNVGDLFDQAAASASAVLRFRDTRGMSFGEGATKVKLTPSAFDHLEVLLGHFAPGGSTGVEAHTHGDSEELLLVLSGEVEVWVGDQRHRLSALDSVHYRSSEPHRVVETTGSDEARVLWAIAPPTY
- a CDS encoding NAD(P)/FAD-dependent oxidoreductase, which gives rise to MTAYRNGEVSHWMWASGPPAAPPAEPSGSPSAPTPDRRSAPLPEERQDLVIVGGGLTGLWAAHQAVVEDPGRSVTVLEAEHVGYGASGRNGGWMSTLLPGNRAVYARAARARGLDGVAEVSAFQREMNATIDDTLRVLAEEGVDADQHQGGHLQIATTPAALKRLERAHAANLAHGYHASELDLLDAGQVAERVAVAPALGGLHYRPTARVDPAKLTRGLARAVERRGVRILEGTRVTRVGAGRVTTTRGDVRAATVLCCLEAYSGQVEGDVPGLGRREAIPVNSSMIVTDPLPDAVWERIGWDGRECLSDAAHTFVYAQRTEDGRIAIGGRGTPYAYASGTPGPGMVDARTVRTLHDRLRHFFPGTDLTVEHAWRGAIGVTRDWCAGVFFDPSTRVGVVRGFAGHGVTATRLAARTLLDRAAERDTPLTRLPWNDHDSGRWEPEPIRWVGVHAMYRLFGVADRWEESRHSQETSLIARFGSRLAGLRE
- a CDS encoding alpha/beta fold hydrolase, which codes for MDEIVVVREGSGPGVLLVHGGAGPRTTWGALAPLADRWTLASVHRRGYPPSPPPRERQDFEQDARDVAPLLAGRPHVVAHSYGALGVLIASAAEPGGVRSLTLIEPPLHHLVPDDPEVARLERLGDAVLARGMAADPAELRAFLRLVGAPLGEGPIPEAVVAGVRRAHGSRPTGQARPRLDAIRAAGVPVLVASGGHAAAFERICDALATALGGERCVYPGAGHFVAAAPGFADRLDAFWSRNPP